atactttatataaaaacCACGTATTCTATATTATATGTGGCTGCAATTTACTGTTTAACAAaggaatattttaaatgttatctAGGAGTTCTTATTTTGACATAGGCTTACTTTATGAATTATGAAAAGTTACAGTGGCTTTTATCTAGATTTCTTATGTCTTGGTGCAtttactttttctgtttctatctCTGTGAAGCACCTctgttaataaagttttattattatcatgaatCCACACACTTACATTTTAAAGGGGAcccttcagggatgaattcAGTTTTCCAGGAGTCTTGTATTTTActgaattatatttaaatgtccAGCTCACTTACCCTGAAACCTGTGTCCGAAGAACCGGTTCCGTAGGACCCAGGGGTAGAAGTTCAGCGGGTCCCGGTGTTGCGTCCCGAAGAAGTGCGGATGCTGGAGGTGGGGACCCCCGAGCTGGTGGGGGGCCACGGTGAGGGAGGGGTGGTTCCCCGCATCCGGGAACACCAGGTCCTGGCTGTGGTACAGGGACCGGGCCCCCGGAGGAGGAGCCGCCTGGTACCCGGTCATCAAGGCGTCTGTGGCCGGGTTGGAGTAGCTCAAGGCCGTGGGTCGGATCGGCTCCTCGGCGGCGAGAGGATGCTCCTTGGCCACCAGAGACTCGATGGTGAAGCAGCGCTTTCCCGCAGAGGAGAACATCATGTCTGGAGAGAAGTGGAAACTGGAAAAGAAAGATGAtcgcttctccttcctcttgtgGCTCCAGTGTCAGTGATGCATGGTGCGCACGGCCGGTGGAGAAGGTGCAGCTCCGGTGGAGATGAAGGTGCAGCTCCGGTGGAGAAGAAGGTGCAGCTCCGGTGGAGAAGAAGGTGCAGCTCCGATGGAGAAGGTGCAGCTCCGGTGGAGTAGGTGCAGCTCCGGTGGAGAAGAAGGTGCAGCTCCGGTGGAGAAGAAGGTGCAGCTCCGGTGGAGAAGAAGGTGCAGCTCCGGTGGAGAAGCTTCAGAACTCAACAGTGCTGCAAAGTGTCCTGATCCATGGAGGAGCTGCCGTGCATCCTGACGCAGCGCATGCGCGGATCTGATTGGAGCAGAGCAGCTGCCAATAGGTCTCCAAGCGTGCACGCTCCTCAGATCACACGCACAAAGGGCAGCTTAGTTCCTGAGGCACGCTGGGAAAACATGTGTGCTCCAATTAATGGCTCATTGCGAGTCCCCGCTCGGCCCTAATGCCTGGTGTTctgaggggggggagaaagttCC
This Limanda limanda chromosome 12, fLimLim1.1, whole genome shotgun sequence DNA region includes the following protein-coding sequences:
- the emx1 gene encoding homeobox protein EMX1 — translated: MMFSSAGKRCFTIESLVAKEHPLAAEEPIRPTALSYSNPATDALMTGYQAAPPPGARSLYHSQDLVFPDAGNHPSLTVAPHQLGGPHLQHPHFFGTQHRDPLNFYPWVLRNRFFGHRFQGNEVSQDSLLLHGPFARKPKRIRTAFSPSQLLRLERAFEKNHYVVGAERKQLANSLSLSETQVKVWFQNRRTKYKRQKLEEEGPDSQQKKKGNHHINRWRIATKQASSEDIDVTSED